From the Girardinichthys multiradiatus isolate DD_20200921_A chromosome 22, DD_fGirMul_XY1, whole genome shotgun sequence genome, one window contains:
- the crtac1b gene encoding cartilage acidic protein 1 isoform X1, with protein MLLCLLFFLPAHSSAQRSEPMFSAVTKTTLRPDYENNPSQLNYGMAVTDVDGDGDLEIFVAGYNGPNLVLKYNKQRKGLVNIAIDDPSSPFYALRDRQGNAIGVTACDIDGDGREEIYVLNTNNAFSGRATYSDKLFKFRNGRFEDLLNDDINEHRDVANPMAGRSVACVDRKGKGRYAIYIANYASGNVGPHALIEMDEAASDLSQGVIALSNVAEQAGVNKLIGGRGVVVGPIVSQTLSDIFCDNEYGSNFLFRNNGDGTFTDVAQQAGVEDPMQHGRGVALADFNRDGRTDIVYGNWNGPHRLYIQLNNRKQKFKDIASQKFSMPSPVRTVIAADFDNDNELEVFFNNIAYRGPSANRLFRVSRREHGDPQIEELNIGEAAEPDGRGTGAIATDFDGDGRLELVVSHGESAAQPLSVYKVNQGPTNSWLRVIPRTKFGAFARGAKVVVYTKKSGPHTRIIDGGSGYLCEMEPVAHFGLGRDVATNVEVYWPDGRSVARPLEPSEINSVLEIPYPKDEEVTPTVEIECGHGFALNEYGRCTDKDECTQFPSVCPSDRPICTNTYGSYKCRAKKRCNQGFEPNDDGSACVAQVAYFGRTHSSGECNAFRMLTLALLLLISTPMQIGLL; from the exons ATGTTGCTGTGCCTGCTTTTCTTCCTGCCTGCACACTCCTCTGCTCAGCGATCAGAGCCCATGTTCTCTGCTGTAACCAAGACCACTCTACGTCCGGACTATGAAAATAACCCCAGCCAGCTCAACTATGGCATGGCAGTCACTGACGTGGATGGGGACGGAGACCTGGAGATATTTGTAGCTGG ATACAATGGTCCAAACCTGGTGCTGAAGTACAATAAACAGAGGAAAGGTCTTGTCAACATCGCCATTGACGATCCAAGTTCCCCATTCTACGCCCTCAGGGACCGTCAAGGCAATGCCATAGGAGTGACAGCGTGTGACATAGATGGAGATGGACGGGAGGAGATTTATGTCCTTAACACCAACAATGCCTTCTCTG GACGGGCAACGTATTCTGACAAGCTGTTCAAGTTTCGCAACGGACGCTTCGAGGACCTGCTGAACGACGATATAAACGAGCACCGGGATGTGGCCAACCCCATGGCCGGGCGCTCTGTGGCCTGCGTGGACAGAAAG GGTAAAGGCCGTTATGCCATCTACATTGCCAACTATGCCAGTGGAAATGTGGGACCTCACGCTCTAATAGAGATGGACGAGGCAGCCAGCGACCTCTCGCAAGGAGTTATTGCCCTCTCCAATGTTGCAGAACAAGCAGGAGTTAACAAACTAATTG GTGGGAGAGGTGTCGTGGTGGGACCGATTGTTAGTCAGACTCTATCTGATATCTTCTGTGACAATGAGTATGGATCCAACTTCCTGTTCAGGAACAACGGTGATGGAACATTTACTGATGTGGCGCAGCAGGCTG gaGTGGAGGACCCCATGCAGCATGGCAGAGGGGTGGCCCTGGCAGACTTCAACCGTGACGGCAGGACTGACATTGTCTACGGGAACTGGAATGGACCTCACCGCCTGTACATACAGCTTAATAACCGCAAACAGAAATTTAAG GACATTGCCTCCCAGAAGTTTTCCATGCCATCCCCTGTTCGGACTGTTATTGCTGCAGACTTTGATAATGACAATGAGTTGGAAGTCTTCTTCAATAACATCGCCTACAGAGGACCCTCAGCCAATAGACTCTTTAG GGTAAGCAGGAGAGAGCACGGGGATCCCCAGATAGAAGAGCTGAATATTGGAGAGGCAGCAGAGCCTGATGGACGAGGAACTG GAGCCATAGCCACAGATTTTGATGGTGACGGCCGTCTGGAATTAGTGGTGTCCCATGGTGAAAGTGCAGCACAGCCACTCTCCGTCTACAAGGTCAACCAG GGCCCCACTAACTCATGGCTCCGAGTGATTCCCCGGACCAAGTTTGGAGCTTTTGCCAGAGGAGCTAAAGTGGTTGTCTACACAAAGAAGAGTGGCCCACACACACGGATTATTGATGGGGGCTCAGGGTACCTGTGTGAGATGGAACCTGTTGCCCACTTTGGCCTTG GTAGGGATGTGGCTACAAATGTTGAAGTGTACTGGCCAGATGGGCGCTCAGTAGCCCGTCCTCTGGAGCCTTCAGAGATCAACTCAGTGCTGGAGATCCCCTACCCAAAAGATGAGGAGGTCACTCCTACTGTGGAAATAGAG tgtgGTCACGGGTTTGCTCTAAATGAGTATGGCCGTTGCACAG ATAAAGATGAATGCACCCAGTTCCCCTCTGTGTGCCCCTCTGACCGCCCCATCTGCACTAATACCTATGGCAGCTATAAATGCCGTGCCAAGAAGAGATGCAACCAGGGCTTTGAGCCCAATGACGACGGGTCTGCCTGTGTGG ccCAGGTGGCTTACTTTGGAAGGACACACTCTTCTGGGGAATGTAATGCTTTCCGTATGCTCACTCTCGCTCTGCTACTCCTCATCTCTACTCCTATGCAGATTGGACTGCTGTag
- the crtac1b gene encoding cartilage acidic protein 1 isoform X3 translates to MLLCLLFFLPAHSSAQRSEPMFSAVTKTTLRPDYENNPSQLNYGMAVTDVDGDGDLEIFVAGYNGPNLVLKYNKQRKGLVNIAIDDPSSPFYALRDRQGNAIGVTACDIDGDGREEIYVLNTNNAFSGRATYSDKLFKFRNGRFEDLLNDDINEHRDVANPMAGRSVACVDRKGKGRYAIYIANYASGNVGPHALIEMDEAASDLSQGVIALSNVAEQAGVNKLIGGRGVVVGPIVSQTLSDIFCDNEYGSNFLFRNNGDGTFTDVAQQAGVEDPMQHGRGVALADFNRDGRTDIVYGNWNGPHRLYIQLNNRKQKFKDIASQKFSMPSPVRTVIAADFDNDNELEVFFNNIAYRGPSANRLFRVSRREHGDPQIEELNIGEAAEPDGRGTGAIATDFDGDGRLELVVSHGESAAQPLSVYKVNQGPTNSWLRVIPRTKFGAFARGAKVVVYTKKSGPHTRIIDGGSGYLCEMEPVAHFGLGRDVATNVEVYWPDGRSVARPLEPSEINSVLEIPYPKDEEVTPTVEIECGHGFALNEYGRCTAQVAYFGRTHSSGECNAFRMLTLALLLLISTPMQIGLL, encoded by the exons ATGTTGCTGTGCCTGCTTTTCTTCCTGCCTGCACACTCCTCTGCTCAGCGATCAGAGCCCATGTTCTCTGCTGTAACCAAGACCACTCTACGTCCGGACTATGAAAATAACCCCAGCCAGCTCAACTATGGCATGGCAGTCACTGACGTGGATGGGGACGGAGACCTGGAGATATTTGTAGCTGG ATACAATGGTCCAAACCTGGTGCTGAAGTACAATAAACAGAGGAAAGGTCTTGTCAACATCGCCATTGACGATCCAAGTTCCCCATTCTACGCCCTCAGGGACCGTCAAGGCAATGCCATAGGAGTGACAGCGTGTGACATAGATGGAGATGGACGGGAGGAGATTTATGTCCTTAACACCAACAATGCCTTCTCTG GACGGGCAACGTATTCTGACAAGCTGTTCAAGTTTCGCAACGGACGCTTCGAGGACCTGCTGAACGACGATATAAACGAGCACCGGGATGTGGCCAACCCCATGGCCGGGCGCTCTGTGGCCTGCGTGGACAGAAAG GGTAAAGGCCGTTATGCCATCTACATTGCCAACTATGCCAGTGGAAATGTGGGACCTCACGCTCTAATAGAGATGGACGAGGCAGCCAGCGACCTCTCGCAAGGAGTTATTGCCCTCTCCAATGTTGCAGAACAAGCAGGAGTTAACAAACTAATTG GTGGGAGAGGTGTCGTGGTGGGACCGATTGTTAGTCAGACTCTATCTGATATCTTCTGTGACAATGAGTATGGATCCAACTTCCTGTTCAGGAACAACGGTGATGGAACATTTACTGATGTGGCGCAGCAGGCTG gaGTGGAGGACCCCATGCAGCATGGCAGAGGGGTGGCCCTGGCAGACTTCAACCGTGACGGCAGGACTGACATTGTCTACGGGAACTGGAATGGACCTCACCGCCTGTACATACAGCTTAATAACCGCAAACAGAAATTTAAG GACATTGCCTCCCAGAAGTTTTCCATGCCATCCCCTGTTCGGACTGTTATTGCTGCAGACTTTGATAATGACAATGAGTTGGAAGTCTTCTTCAATAACATCGCCTACAGAGGACCCTCAGCCAATAGACTCTTTAG GGTAAGCAGGAGAGAGCACGGGGATCCCCAGATAGAAGAGCTGAATATTGGAGAGGCAGCAGAGCCTGATGGACGAGGAACTG GAGCCATAGCCACAGATTTTGATGGTGACGGCCGTCTGGAATTAGTGGTGTCCCATGGTGAAAGTGCAGCACAGCCACTCTCCGTCTACAAGGTCAACCAG GGCCCCACTAACTCATGGCTCCGAGTGATTCCCCGGACCAAGTTTGGAGCTTTTGCCAGAGGAGCTAAAGTGGTTGTCTACACAAAGAAGAGTGGCCCACACACACGGATTATTGATGGGGGCTCAGGGTACCTGTGTGAGATGGAACCTGTTGCCCACTTTGGCCTTG GTAGGGATGTGGCTACAAATGTTGAAGTGTACTGGCCAGATGGGCGCTCAGTAGCCCGTCCTCTGGAGCCTTCAGAGATCAACTCAGTGCTGGAGATCCCCTACCCAAAAGATGAGGAGGTCACTCCTACTGTGGAAATAGAG tgtgGTCACGGGTTTGCTCTAAATGAGTATGGCCGTTGCACAG ccCAGGTGGCTTACTTTGGAAGGACACACTCTTCTGGGGAATGTAATGCTTTCCGTATGCTCACTCTCGCTCTGCTACTCCTCATCTCTACTCCTATGCAGATTGGACTGCTGTag
- the crtac1b gene encoding cartilage acidic protein 1 isoform X2, whose amino-acid sequence MLLCLLFFLPAHSSAQRSEPMFSAVTKTTLRPDYENNPSQLNYGMAVTDVDGDGDLEIFVAGYNGPNLVLKYNKQRKGLVNIAIDDPSSPFYALRDRQGNAIGVTACDIDGDGREEIYVLNTNNAFSGRATYSDKLFKFRNGRFEDLLNDDINEHRDVANPMAGRSVACVDRKGKGRYAIYIANYASGNVGPHALIEMDEAASDLSQGVIALSNVAEQAGVNKLIGGRGVVVGPIVSQTLSDIFCDNEYGSNFLFRNNGDGTFTDVAQQAGVEDPMQHGRGVALADFNRDGRTDIVYGNWNGPHRLYIQLNNRKQKFKDIASQKFSMPSPVRTVIAADFDNDNELEVFFNNIAYRGPSANRLFRVSRREHGDPQIEELNIGEAAEPDGRGTGAIATDFDGDGRLELVVSHGESAAQPLSVYKVNQGPTNSWLRVIPRTKFGAFARGAKVVVYTKKSGPHTRIIDGGSGYLCEMEPVAHFGLGRDVATNVEVYWPDGRSVARPLEPSEINSVLEIPYPKDEEVTPTVEIECGHGFALNEYGRCTDKDECTQFPSVCPSDRPICTNTYGSYKCRAKKRCNQGFEPNDDGSACVASSGSFAVSYRDQNRHL is encoded by the exons ATGTTGCTGTGCCTGCTTTTCTTCCTGCCTGCACACTCCTCTGCTCAGCGATCAGAGCCCATGTTCTCTGCTGTAACCAAGACCACTCTACGTCCGGACTATGAAAATAACCCCAGCCAGCTCAACTATGGCATGGCAGTCACTGACGTGGATGGGGACGGAGACCTGGAGATATTTGTAGCTGG ATACAATGGTCCAAACCTGGTGCTGAAGTACAATAAACAGAGGAAAGGTCTTGTCAACATCGCCATTGACGATCCAAGTTCCCCATTCTACGCCCTCAGGGACCGTCAAGGCAATGCCATAGGAGTGACAGCGTGTGACATAGATGGAGATGGACGGGAGGAGATTTATGTCCTTAACACCAACAATGCCTTCTCTG GACGGGCAACGTATTCTGACAAGCTGTTCAAGTTTCGCAACGGACGCTTCGAGGACCTGCTGAACGACGATATAAACGAGCACCGGGATGTGGCCAACCCCATGGCCGGGCGCTCTGTGGCCTGCGTGGACAGAAAG GGTAAAGGCCGTTATGCCATCTACATTGCCAACTATGCCAGTGGAAATGTGGGACCTCACGCTCTAATAGAGATGGACGAGGCAGCCAGCGACCTCTCGCAAGGAGTTATTGCCCTCTCCAATGTTGCAGAACAAGCAGGAGTTAACAAACTAATTG GTGGGAGAGGTGTCGTGGTGGGACCGATTGTTAGTCAGACTCTATCTGATATCTTCTGTGACAATGAGTATGGATCCAACTTCCTGTTCAGGAACAACGGTGATGGAACATTTACTGATGTGGCGCAGCAGGCTG gaGTGGAGGACCCCATGCAGCATGGCAGAGGGGTGGCCCTGGCAGACTTCAACCGTGACGGCAGGACTGACATTGTCTACGGGAACTGGAATGGACCTCACCGCCTGTACATACAGCTTAATAACCGCAAACAGAAATTTAAG GACATTGCCTCCCAGAAGTTTTCCATGCCATCCCCTGTTCGGACTGTTATTGCTGCAGACTTTGATAATGACAATGAGTTGGAAGTCTTCTTCAATAACATCGCCTACAGAGGACCCTCAGCCAATAGACTCTTTAG GGTAAGCAGGAGAGAGCACGGGGATCCCCAGATAGAAGAGCTGAATATTGGAGAGGCAGCAGAGCCTGATGGACGAGGAACTG GAGCCATAGCCACAGATTTTGATGGTGACGGCCGTCTGGAATTAGTGGTGTCCCATGGTGAAAGTGCAGCACAGCCACTCTCCGTCTACAAGGTCAACCAG GGCCCCACTAACTCATGGCTCCGAGTGATTCCCCGGACCAAGTTTGGAGCTTTTGCCAGAGGAGCTAAAGTGGTTGTCTACACAAAGAAGAGTGGCCCACACACACGGATTATTGATGGGGGCTCAGGGTACCTGTGTGAGATGGAACCTGTTGCCCACTTTGGCCTTG GTAGGGATGTGGCTACAAATGTTGAAGTGTACTGGCCAGATGGGCGCTCAGTAGCCCGTCCTCTGGAGCCTTCAGAGATCAACTCAGTGCTGGAGATCCCCTACCCAAAAGATGAGGAGGTCACTCCTACTGTGGAAATAGAG tgtgGTCACGGGTTTGCTCTAAATGAGTATGGCCGTTGCACAG ATAAAGATGAATGCACCCAGTTCCCCTCTGTGTGCCCCTCTGACCGCCCCATCTGCACTAATACCTATGGCAGCTATAAATGCCGTGCCAAGAAGAGATGCAACCAGGGCTTTGAGCCCAATGACGACGGGTCTGCCTGTGTGG